The Notoacmeibacter ruber DNA segment TCTGGCTTTTCGTCATCGCCGGTCTGTCCGACGCGGTCGACGGCGCATTGGCACGCCTGTGGGGCCAGCAAAGTTCGGTGGGAGCCTATCTCGATCCGATTGCCGATAAGCTATTGCTGTCATCCACCTTTATCATGCTCGGGTTTGTCGGTGCGCTTCCACTTTGGCTCGTCGTCATCGTCACCTTCCGCGATATCGGGATACTCGGCGGCGTTCTGCTTGCGCGTGAAATGGGTTCGCCCATGGTGATTCGGCCGATTCTGCTTTCGAAGCTGAATACGGCCGCTCAGATCGTTCTCGCAGGGCTTTGCCTCGCTCGTGGCGCCGATCTGGTTTCGATGGATGGTACGATCCGCCTTTTCATCATTGTCTGTGGCTGCTTGACCGCCGGATCGGCGGCGGCCTATGCCTCACTATGGTTCCGACATATACACGAGGCCGAGTAGGATCATGACGGATGACCGGCCACTTCTTCCCGTGCCGCAGGCCAGCGCGTCCACCTCGCCGGCGCTTATCACCGACAATGCGCTCTTGCGCCGACGTGTTCTGTTCTGGGGCACGGTGGCGATCGTCTCGCTGATTTTCCTGTGGGTCTTCCGTTCGGTCCTCATGCCATTTGTCGTTGGCATGCTGCTGGCTTACTTCCTCGATCCGGTGGCCGATATGCTGGAGCGTCGCGGCTTGTCGCGGACGCTGGCGGCAATTGTGATCCTGATCGTCGCGATCGCGCTCTTGATCCTGGGCTTCGTTCTGATCGTTCCTGTTCTTGCCAATCAGCTTTCCAGCTTCATCGAGCGACTGCCGGAGCTTCTTTCCAATCTTCAGGCTCTGATCACGTCTTACGGACCGGCCTGGCTGGAGCGAGTGTTCGGTGTGGACGAGGCGACCTTGCAAAGGGGCTTGAACGAAGCGCTGTCGCAGGGCTCCGGTTTCATTGCGTCGCTCCTGGAATCGATCTGGAATTCGGGGGCGGCGCTGGTCGACATCGCCGCTCTCGTCGTCATCGCTCCTGTCGTCGCCTTTTACATGCTGATCGACTGGGACCGCATGATCGCTTCCATCGACGAGCATGTTCCGCGCCGCCATGTCGAGACCGTGCGGGCTATCGCAAAGGACGTCGACCGCGCCGTTGCCGGGTTCATACGCGGCCAGGGCTCCGTCTGCCTGATCCTCGGCATCTACTATGCCATCGGCCTGACCCTGGTGGGACTGAATTTCGGCCTGTTGATAGGGCTTGGTGCAGGAGTGATCAGTTTCATTCCCTATATCGGCTCGACCGTCGGCCTCGTCGTCGCGCTGAGTGTAGCGCTTGTCCAGTTCTGGCCCGAATGGCCGTGGATATTGGCCACTCTGGCGGTCTTCTTCTCGGGCCAGTTCATCGAGGGCAACATCCTGCAGCCAAAGCTGGTGGGCGGGCAGGTCGGTCTTCACCCGGTCTGGCTGATGTTCGCTCTCTTCGCGTTTGGAGCGCTTTTCGGTTTTATCGGCGTTCTGATCGCGGTTCCCGCTGCGGCGGCGGTCGGCGTGATCGTCCGCTTCATGCTCCGCCGCTATCGCCATTCGCATCTTTATGACGCCACGAAATATTCGTGACGGTGACATCATGAATGATTCGAAATCTGATCGCGGCGGGACAGGACGTCATGAACAGTTGCTGCTGGATCTGACGCGCGATCCAGCACTCAGTCGGGACGACCTTGTGGCGACGCCTGCCAATCGCTCGGCCCTTGCGCTCGTCGATTCATGGCCGAACTGGTCCTCGCCCATAGCCGTCCTCCATGGGGCAGAGGGGAGCGGCAAATCCCATTTGGCCGCGATATGGAAGGACAAGGCTTCGGCCCGCGCCGCCGATCCGGCTGCCGTGGATGGCGGCGCCATCGAACATGCAATGGTAGGCGGTGCTATCCTTATCGAGGATCTGGACAGTCATACGCCCGACCAGACCGGCCTTTTCCATCTGATCAACGCCATAAGGCAGGGCGGTGGATCTCTGCTGGTCACCGCGCGGACGTCTCCGTCGGGTTGGCGTCTGACTCTGCCGGATCTGGTGTCGCGCCTGCGCTCCGTCTCACTGGCCGAGATCGGACCGCCCGACGACATGCTGCTCGAGGCGGTATTGGTAAAACTGTTTTCCGATCGTCAGATCAGTCTCGATCCGGCCGTCGTGACGTTTCTTATGCCGAGAATAGAGCGGTCGCTTTCGGCCACGGCGACCCTTGTCGAAAGGATCGATCGCCGGGCGATGGCGCAGCGGTCCGCCGTAACGCGTCCCCTCGTGGTCGATGTTCTGCGTTCGATGCAGCAAAGCGGGCAAGAAGAGCCCGGGACCGATTGACAGAACAGTGGAAACGGGCCATGTCGCAGCCGACGGCAACGACCCGGAGCGTAGCGCAGCCTGGTAGCGCATCTGGTTTGGGACCAGAGGGTCGCAGGTTCGAATCCTGCCGCTCCGACCATCGTCGCCGGCGCAAGCTCTTAACCGGGATGCCGTTATGCTATCCCGCAGATCGAAGGCGAATGGAGGCCAGATGACCGCGCGCATCTATAGTCCCGCCAAGACGGCCATGCAGTCGGGCAAGGCCAAGACAGGCCGTTGGCTTCTGGAATTCGAGCCGGAAGAGCGCCGTGCCATCGACCCGCTGATGGGATACACCTCGTCCTCCGACATGAAGAGTCAGGTCAAGATCTGGTTCGAGACAAAGGAAGAGGCCGTCGCTTACGCAAAGCGTCATGGCCTTCCTTATCGCGTCGAGGAGCCGAAGGAGCCGGCCCGGCGCGCCATATCCTATTCCGATAATTTCCGGTATGATCGCAAGACACCCTGGACCCACTGATCCGGCGGTTCGTCATCGCGCCTCGGCGCATCATTCGGCCCCTTAGCTCAGCTGGATAGAGCACCGGCCTTCTAAGCCGATGGTCGCAGGTTCGAATCCTGCAGGGGTCGCCATGCGACACTCTAAACATTCTACCCGCTTGAAGCTCATTCTATTGCCGGCAAGCATCTTGATGCGATGCGCCGGAAAGGGGATGACACCCCACAATATCTTACATATATAGAAAGTAATATATATATTGAGGCGTGTGAGTTGACGGCTCAGATGCTCGTGTCATTGGCATACGAAGGAGCATTTCATGGAAAAACCGAAAGTCCGCGGATTTTACGAACCACAGACCAGTTCGATTCCATATGTCGTCTCATGTCCCGCAACAGGCAAGGCCGCGATTATCGATCCCGTCCTGAATTTCGATCCCAAATCGGGCCGGATCGCGACCCACAGCGCCGATGAAATCCTCAAATTCATCGCGGAAGAAGGTCTGACGCTCGACTGGATATTGGACACGCATCCCCATGCGGACCATCTTTCAGCAGCCTGTTATCTCAAGGGAAAGACAGGAGCGCCGACGGCGATCGGAGCGCATGTGACCGAGGTCCAGGCCCTATGGAGAGATATTTACAACTGGCCGGACTTTGCGGCCGACGGCTCACAGTGGGACCGGCTCTTTGAGGAAGGCGACCGCTTCAATGTGGGTGAAATCGAGAGCCGCGTGCTTTTCTCGCCAGGCCATACCTTGGCTTCGGTCACTTATGTGATCGGCGACGCAGCTTTCGTTCATGATACTCTGTTCATGCCCGATGGCGGCACCGCGCGCGCCGACTTTCCAGGGGGCAGCGCCAAGATACTTTGGCGATCAATACAGCAGATACTCTCTCTGCCTGATGAAACGCGCGTTTTTACCGGTCACGATTATCAGCCGGGTGGTCGTGAGCCTGCCTGGGAATCGACGGTCGGAACACAGAAGCGGCAGAATATTCACGTAAAAGAGGGGACCGCCGAAGCGGATTTCGTCACTTTGCGGGAAGAGCGTGACAAGACCCTTTCCATGCCTGCGCAGATACTCTTTGCCCTTCAGGTCAACACCAATGGCGGCCGTTTGCCTGCCCCGGAGGATAATGGCACCCGCTATCTCAAATATCCTCTCGACCGCCTTGAGGGTGCTGCCTGGGACCTGGACGAGTAGTGCGACGTCAAGCGGCAACAACGCGCCTCTCCGGGCCGATCACTCTATCGGTGAGCAAAATATTTCGCGGTAGTGCGTTTAAGAGCCATTGGCATTACAAACATGATTATATATATCAGGTTTAATTCCTTGTATTGGCTGTCTTCTTAGGTCGTCCTTGCCCTTGCACTCACTGGCGCGCTGGGCTAGTGCGGCATCATTTCGAGAACCACTCGGACATTGAGCCTCGGGCGTCGCAGCCTATTCTCCTTTGCTCAAGTGACGGGTGGCAAAGGAGATGCCGAGCGTGGACCAACTTCTCGCTTCCTACCTTCCGGTGCTGATCTTTGTGGGCGTGGCGCTGATTATCGGCCTGGCCCTGATGGTCGCGCCTTTCATCATCGCTTACAAGGATCCCGATCCGGAGAAACTGTCGGCCTATGAGTGCGGGTTCAACGCCTTTGACGATGCCCGCATGAAGTTCGACGTCCGGTTTTACCTGGTGGCGATTCTCTTCATCATCTTCGATCTGGAAGTGGCGTTCCTCTTCCCATGGGCCGTCTCGTTCGGCGTGATCGGATGGTTCGGTTTCTGGTCGATGATGCTGTTCCTCGGTGTCCTGACGATCGGCTTCATCTACGAATGGAAGAAGGGGGCGCTGGAATGGGACTGACCACTTCCGACAAGGCCGTAACGGCTGGCGACGGGACTGTCGTTGCACCGTCCCCGAAGGGTATTATCGACCCGAAAACCGGCCAGCCGGTCGGGGCGAACGATCCTTGGTTCAAGGAGGTTCGCGGCGAGCTGGACGATAAGGGCTTTCTGGTCACATCGTCCGAGGCGCTGATCACCTGGGCGCGCCAGGGTTCGCTGATGTGGATGACCTTCGGCCTGGCTTGTTGCGCCGTCGAGATGATGCAGATGTCGATGCCGCGCTATGACTGCGAGCGCTTCGGTTTCGCGCCGCGCGCCAGCCCGCGCCAGTCCGATGTCATGATCGTTGCCGGTACGCTGACCAATAAGATGGCGCCTGCGCTGCGCAAGGTCTATGACCAGATGCCCGAGCCGCGCTACGTCATTTCGATGGGCTCCTGCGCCAATGGCGGTGGCTACTATCACTATTCCTATTCGGTGGTTCGCGGCTGCGACCGGGTCGTACCTGTCGATATCTACGTGCCGGGATGCCCGCCCACGGCCGAGGCACTGCTCTACGGTGTGCTTCTTCTGCAGAGGAAGATCCGCCGCACGGGCACGATCGAGCGCTAGGAGAGCGGTATGACAGAAGAGACCATGCGCGATCTGGCCGATTATCTGGGCGAAAAGCTCGGTGATACCATCGAGCAGTCGATCGTCGCTTACGGTGAACTCACCCTCGTCGTTGCGCCTGAAAAGCTGACGAAGGTTCTGAACTTCCTGAAAACCGACACGCAGTGTCAGTTCATCAGCTATATTGACGGGGCAGGGGTCGATTATCCGGCGCGGCAGAAGCGCTTCGATATGGTCCATCATCTGCTGTCGCCGCGGCAGAATATGCGAATCCGCGTCAAGGTGGAAACGGACGAGGAAACGCCGATCCCGAGCGTCACCGACGTTTTTCCGGGCGCCGACTGGTTTGAGCGTGAAGCCTATGATTTCTATGGCATCCTGTTCACCGGTCATCCTGATCTTCGCCGCATTCTGACCGATTACGGTTTCGAGGGACACCCGCTCCGAAAGGACTTCCCGCTCACCGGGTTCGTCGAGGTGCGCTGGGACGATACCGTCAAGCGCGTCATCTATGAGCCCGTCGATCTGCGCCAGGAGTTCCGCCAGTTCGATTTCCTTTCCCCTTGGGAGGGAACGGAATATGAATTGCCCGGCGATGAGAAGGCCACGTCCTGATGAGCGTGCAGCGACTGAAAGGCCAATGTCTCTGCGGCGCGGTCAAGTTCGACGCCACGCCAAAGCAGATGAACATGGGGGTCTGCCATTGCAGCATGTGCCGCCGTTGGTCCGGAGGGGCCTGGATGGCGGTCGAGGCTGAAGAAGTGGTCTACGAAAACGACAGCCATTTGGGCGTCTATAATTCCTCTGACTGGGGACAGCGTCTCTTCTGCAAGTCCTGTGGTTCCACGCTATCATGGCGCGCCAAGGACGGCTCTTCGGCTGTCGTTTCGGCTCAGTCCTTCGACGATCCATCGCGCTTTGCCTTTTCGGGCCAGATCTTCATCGACGAAAAACCCGACAATTATGCATTCGCCAACGAGACAGAATGCCTGACCGGCGAAGAGGTCGTGGCAATGTTCATGGCGGGACAAGAGGCGCAGTCACATGACTGAACATAACGTCCGAAACTTCAACATTAACTTCGGCCCGCAACACCCGGCAGCTCATGGCGTTTTGCGTCTTGTTCTTGAGCTCGACGGTGAAGTGGTTGAACGTGTCGACCCGCATATCGGCCTGCTTCACCGCGGCACCGAAAAGCTGATCGAGCACAAGACCTATCTTCAGGCTGTGCCCTATTTCGACCGGCTCGATTATGTCGCGCCGATGAATCAGGAACACGCCTTCGCCCTGGCCGTGGAGCGGTTGCTCGATATCGAAGTGCCGAAGCGCGGCCAGTTGATCCGGGTGCTGTATTCCGAGATCGGCCGCATTCTGTCGCATCTGCTGAACGTGACGACGCAGGCCATGGACGTCGGTGCTCTCACGCCGCCGCTCTGGGGCTTCGAAGAGCGCGAGAAGCTGATGGTCTTCTACGAGCGCGCTTGCGGTGCGCGAATGCACGCAGCCTATTTCCGTCCCGGCGGTGTTCATCAGGATCTCCCAGATCAACTGGTCGAAGACATTGCAACCTGGTGCGATACCTTCATGCAGACCATGCAGGATCTGGATGAGTTGATTACCGGCAACCGCATCTTCAAGCAGCGCAATGTCGATATCGGCGTCGTTTCGCTGGACGATGCGTGGGCGCTCGGTTTCTCCGGCGTCATGGTGCGCGGCTCCGGGGCCAAGTGGGATCTTCGCAAGAGCCAGCCCTATGAGTGCTACGACGAGATGGAATTCGACATCGCCATCGGCAAAAATGGCGACTGCTACGACCGTTATCTGATCCGCATGGAAGAGATGCGCCAATCGGTTCGCATCATGCGTCAGTGCTGCGAGCGTCTTCTCGGCAAGGAAAAGGTCGGTCCCGTTTCCAATGTGGACGGTAAGATCGTTCCGCCGAAACGCGGAGAGATGAAGCGCTCGATGGAAGCGCTGATCCACCATTTCAAACTCTATACCGAGGGCTATCACGTGCCCGTTGGGGAGGTTTACGCTGCCGTGGAAGCTCCGAAGGGCGAATTCGGCGTCTATCTCGTTGCGGACGGGACCAACAAGCCTTATCGCTGCAAGCTGCGGGCGCCGGGTTTTGCCCATCTGCAGGCAATGGATTTCATTTGCCGCGGGCACATGCTGGCCGACGTTTCGGCCATTCTCGGTTCGCTCGACATCGTGTTCGGAGAGGTGGATCGATAATGTGTTTCGTCCGTGCCGCCGACCAAACCAGAACAACCGGTGAGAAATAATGTCCGTCCGTCGTCTCGCTGTCGATGAAGTCCAGCCAGCCGCATTCGCATTCGATGCGGAGCGGCAGGCAGAGGTCGATAAATGGCTGCTGCGCTATCCTGCGGGTCGCCAGCAATCGGCGGTGATCCCGCTGCTGATGCTTGCGCAGGAGCAGGAGGGCTGGGTGACCAAGCCGGCGGTCGAAGCTGTCGCACGGACGCTTGGAATGCCGCTGATCCGCGTTCTTGAAGTCGCGACCTTCTATACGCAATTCATGCTTTCGCCGGTCGGCACAAAGGCGCACATTCAGGTTTGCGGGACCACGCCGTGCTGGTTGCGCGGCGCCGGCGAGCTTATCGAGCATTGCCGTACGCATATTCACCCCGAGCCGCTGCATCCCAACGACGAAGGGACACTGTCCTGGGAAGAGGTCGAGTGTCAGGGCGCCTGCGTCAATGCGCCGATGGTCATTATCGGCAAGGATGCCTATGAGGATCTGACGGTCGAAAAGCTCGACGAGATCATCCAGGCGTTCGAAGCCGGCAACGGTTCGGAAGTGCCCACGGGCCCGCAGAACGGGCGCGTTTTCTCCATGCCGGTCGAGGGCGCAACGACGCTGACCGACGAAGATGCGATCATCGTCAAACGAGATGCAAAACCGCAAAGCGGGCGCGGCGATCAGTCCGCGTCACGGCGCAATGCAAAAATCGAAACGGCGGCCGACACGGTCGCTGCGCTTGAGAAGATGATGGCCGGCGAAACCACGGCCGCCGCAGTGCAGTCGAACCAGCCGACAGGCGAGCCGGGCTATTCGCTTTCGGCGTCCGGTCAGCCCGTCGCGATGACCGCCGAGACCAAGATCGATAACGACGAACGGCTTGAAAACCCGCGATCGACCCGCGAGATCACGGATCAGGCGCCACCGCCCTCCGACGTGGGCGCGGGCGTGGGCGAAGCCGCTGAAATGGCCGAGAAGATGGGCGAGCCGTCCGGAGAGCCTTCCGGCGGTGACAAGCCGTCCGATGCCGAGCGCGCTGAGATGACGAAGGCGGCCAAGCCCGATGGCGATGCGCCGGAGGCCGATACCTCCATCGAGGGGCCAGCGGATGCCGAAGGACCGGGTTATCGTGATCCCGCTCAGCAGTCCGGCGGTGGCGACAAAAGCGACAGCAGCCCAGCGGTGGCCGTTGCCGATGATGAAGTCGGTCGTGCCGACGAGAAGGTCTCGGGCAGCGAGGGCCTGACCGATGAAAGCCTCATCAATCGCGATGGTGACGGCGAGGATCTGGGCGGCACCAATGCCGCAGCGACCGGCGACGATGCAAGTGACGAGCAGACTTCGAAAGCGGCATCCCGCAAACAGCCGAAGAAGCAGGCGGAAACGGCTCTCGACGATGCCGGTTCGCGTGAAGGCGATACCCAGCAAGCAAGCATGCTGGCTGGTCCGTCCGGCGAGGAGACACCTGCACCGCCTTCCGGCGACGATGAAGAGAAGCCGGAGCTTTATGAGGGGCGTCCGAACGATGCCGATGATCTCGGCATGATCGCTGGTATCGGACCGAAGATTCATGCCAAGCTCAACGATTTGGGCATCTATAAATTTTCGCAGATTGCATCATGGACGCCTGAGAACGCCGCGTATGTCGATCGGCATCTTTCGTTCCGGGGCCGTGCCGAGCGTGAGCGCTGGATCGAGCAGGCCGATGCACTGGCTGCCGGTGGCGCTGACGAATATGAGCGCCGTTTTGGCAAGAAGCCGCGCTAGGGAGTGACGATCATGCTTGCAGATAAGGATCGCATCTTCACCAATATCTACGGTCAGTTCGACAAGAGCCTGACCGGCGCGATGCGGCGCGGCCATTGGGATGATACCAAAGGGCTCATCGAGAAGGGGCGCGACTGGATCATTGGCGAAATGAAGGCTTCAGGTCTTCGTGGCCGTGGTGGCGCTGGCTTCCCGACCGGTCTGAAATGGTCGTTCATGCCCAAGGAAGTTGGCGATCGGCCGCATTATCTCGTCGTCAACGCCGACGAATCGGAGCCGGGCACCTGCAAGGACCGCGAGATCATGCGGCATGATCCGCACACTTTGATCGAAGGGTGCGTGATTGCCGGTTTCGCGATGGGCGCACATGCCGCCTACATCTATATTCGCGGCGAATATATGCGCGAGCGCGAGGCGCTGCAGCGCGCTATCGACGAGTGCTACGACGCGGGCCTGCTGGGTGTGAACAACGTCCATGGCTACGATTTCGACGTTTTCCTTCATCATGGCGCGGGAGCGTATATCTGCGGTGAAGAAACGGCGCTTCTCGAAAGCCTCGAAGGCAAGAAGGGCCAGCCGCGTCTGAAGCCGCCTTTCCCGGCGAATGTCGGTCTCTATGGCTGCCCGACGACCGTCAATAATGTGGAGTCGATCGCTGTCGCGCCGACCATTTTGCGCCGCGGCGGCGCTTGGTTCGCGGGTTTCGGACGGGAAGGCAACACGGGAACGAAGCTGTTCTGTGTCTCTGGCCACGTCAATCAGCCAGCCACGTTCGAAGAAGCGATGGGCATTCCCTTCAAGGAACTGATCGACAAGCATTGCGGCGGTATTCGCGGCGGCTGGGACAATCTGCTGGCGGTGATTCCAGGAGGCTCTTCGGTGCCGCTGGTCCCTGCCGAGCAGATCATTGATGCACCGATGGATTTCGATGGACTGAAAGAACTGAAGAGCGGACTTGGAACCGCGGCGGTGATCGTCATGGACAAGTCCACGGACATCGTCAAAGCCATCGCTCGTATTTCCTATTTCTACAAGCATGAGAGCTGCGGCCAGTGTACACCGTGCCGTGAGGGCACGGGCTGGATGTGGCGCGTCATGGAGCGTCTTGTGCGCGGCGAAGCGCAGAAGCGCGAGATCGACATGCTGCTGGAAGTCACCAAGCAGGTCGAAGGACACACCATCTGCGCGCTCGGTGATGCGGCGGCCTGGCCGATTCAGGGGCTGGTCCGGCATTTCCGTCCGGAAATCGAGCGGCGAATCGATGAATTCACCCGCAACGCCGATGCCGACCGACCGGCGCTGGTGGCGGCGGAATGAGAGAAACGCAAGAATATGCGAGGGGATGGCCGGTCAACGGCTTGACCATCCAGGCGCGCATGGCGATACGAACCACGCCTCCAATGGGGCGCATCTACCGCACGACGAGTTCTGGCAAAGCCAGCGCTGCGGCTGGGCAAGGAAACGGATCGATATGAAAACGGTCAAGGTCGACGGCAAGGAAGTCGAGGTTCCGGATCACTACACGCTGCTTCAGGCATGCGAGGAGGCCGGTGCCGAAATCCCGCGTTTCTGTTTTCACGAGCGGCTTTCCATTGCAGGCAATTGCCGCATGTGTCTGGTCGAGGTGAAGGGCGGACCGCCCAAGCCTGCGGCGTCCTGCGCCATGGGTGTGCGTGATATGCGCCCGGGACCCAATGGCGAGCCGCCAGAGGTCTTCACGAACACGCCAATGGTCAAGAAGGCCCGCGAAGGCGTGATGGAATTTCTCCTGATCAACCACCCCCTCGATTGCCCGATTTGCGATCAGGGCGGCGAATGTGATCTGCAGGATCAGGCAATGGCCTTCGGCGTCGATTCCTCGCGCTATGCCGAGAACAAGCGCGCGGTCGAAGACAAATATATCGGCCCGCTTGTGAAGACGATCATGACGCGCTGCATTCACTGCACGCGCTGCGTCCGCTTCACGACCGAAGTGGCCGGCATCTCGGAATTGGGGCTGGTCGGTCGCGGCGAGGATGCCGAGATCACCACCTATCTCGAGCAGGCCATGACCTCCGAGCTGCAGGGCAATGTGATCGATCTTTGCCCGGTCGGCGCTCTGACAAGCCGTCCCTACGCTTTCCAGGCTCGCCCCTGGGAGCTGCAGAAAACCGAAACCATCGACGTGATGGATGCTGCGGGCTCGGCGATCCGCGTCGATACGCGTGGCCGCGAAGTGATGCGCATCATGCCGCGCACCAATGAAGACGTGAACGAGGAGTGGATCTCCGACAAGACGCGGTTCGTCTGGGATGGGCTGCGCACCCAGCGTCTCGACCGACCCTACATCAAGGTCGACGGCAAGCTGCGTCCTGCGTCCTGGAACCAGGCTTTTGCCGCGATCGCGGAAAAGGTCTCTGCGACATCCGGAGATAAGATCGGCGCTGTCGCCGGTGATCTGTCGGCAGTGGAAGAAATGTTCGCCGCCAAGATGCTGCTGGAGAGCCTCGGTTCCGCGAATACCGATTGCCGGCAGGATGGCGTGAAGCTCGATCCGTCGAAGGGCCGCGCTTCTTACCTTTTCAACCCGACCATTGCCGGTATTGAAGAGGCCGACGCGATCCTGATCGTCGGTGCCAATCCCCGGTGGGAAGCGCCGGTCATCAACGCGCGTATCCGTAAGCACTGGCGCGCCACTGACCTGCCGATCGCACTGATCGGTGAGCATGTCGACCTGACCTATGACTATGCGCATCTCGGCCGCGGCGCTGCGAGCCTCGGCGATCTTGGCGAGTTCGCCAACGTCCTCGGAAATGTCAAGAAGCCGCTGGTTATCGTCGGCCAGGGCGCTCTGACCGGCGACAATGCTGAGGCTGTTCTCGCACGGGCTGCGGAGCTTGCTGCGGGCGACGAAGGCTGGAACGGTCTGTCTGTGCTGCACACAGCGGCTTCGCGGGTGGGCGCGCTCGATATCGGGTTCGTTCCCGGCGAGGGCGGCAAGCCTCTCTCGGCCATGAATGATATGAATATTGTCTTCCTGCTTGGCGCGGACGAGTTCGACGTGAGCCGTCTGGGCGACGCCTTCACCGTCTATATCGGCACACATGGCGATCGTGGCGCGCATCGCGCCGACGTGATTCTGCCGGCGGCGACCTACACCGAGAAAAACGGCACTTACGTCAATACGGAAGGCCGGGTGCAGATGACGACACGCGCCGGTTTTGCGCCGGGAGATGCGCGCGAGGACTGGGCGATTCTACGCGCCCTTTCGGACGTGCTGGGTCATAAGCTGCCGTTTGACAGCTTGGCTCAGCTTCGTGCGAAACTTTATGAAGCCACGCCGCACCTTGCGGCTGTCAACGATATCGAAACGCCGGAAGCGGCAGCGCTTTCGTCGCTCGCCAAAGGCGATCTGGGGACAGGCGATTTTGTTTCGCCGATCGCCGATTTTTATCTCACCAATCCGATCGCCCGTGCTTCGGCGGTCATGGCCGAATGCAGCCAGCGCTTCGTACAGGGCGCGGTCAAGCAGGCCGCGGAATAAGGGTAGGGCAGGGGACCGATGGAATTCTTCACCACTTGGGTGCTGCCGGCGCTGATCATCCTGGGACAGTCGCTTTTGCTGCTGGTCTCGCTGCTCGTGATCCTGGCTTATCTTCTCTATGCGGACCGTAAGGTCTGGGCGGCCGTCCAGCGGCGTCGCGGGCCCAATGTCGTCGGGCCGTGGGGCCTGTTTCAGAGCTTTGCCGACCTTTTGAAATTCGTCTTCAAGGAGCCGATCATCCCGGCTGGTGCGAATAAGGG contains these protein-coding regions:
- the nuoE gene encoding NADH-quinone oxidoreductase subunit NuoE, with amino-acid sequence MSVRRLAVDEVQPAAFAFDAERQAEVDKWLLRYPAGRQQSAVIPLLMLAQEQEGWVTKPAVEAVARTLGMPLIRVLEVATFYTQFMLSPVGTKAHIQVCGTTPCWLRGAGELIEHCRTHIHPEPLHPNDEGTLSWEEVECQGACVNAPMVIIGKDAYEDLTVEKLDEIIQAFEAGNGSEVPTGPQNGRVFSMPVEGATTLTDEDAIIVKRDAKPQSGRGDQSASRRNAKIETAADTVAALEKMMAGETTAAAVQSNQPTGEPGYSLSASGQPVAMTAETKIDNDERLENPRSTREITDQAPPPSDVGAGVGEAAEMAEKMGEPSGEPSGGDKPSDAERAEMTKAAKPDGDAPEADTSIEGPADAEGPGYRDPAQQSGGGDKSDSSPAVAVADDEVGRADEKVSGSEGLTDESLINRDGDGEDLGGTNAAATGDDASDEQTSKAASRKQPKKQAETALDDAGSREGDTQQASMLAGPSGEETPAPPSGDDEEKPELYEGRPNDADDLGMIAGIGPKIHAKLNDLGIYKFSQIASWTPENAAYVDRHLSFRGRAERERWIEQADALAAGGADEYERRFGKKPR
- the nuoF gene encoding NADH-quinone oxidoreductase subunit NuoF codes for the protein MLADKDRIFTNIYGQFDKSLTGAMRRGHWDDTKGLIEKGRDWIIGEMKASGLRGRGGAGFPTGLKWSFMPKEVGDRPHYLVVNADESEPGTCKDREIMRHDPHTLIEGCVIAGFAMGAHAAYIYIRGEYMREREALQRAIDECYDAGLLGVNNVHGYDFDVFLHHGAGAYICGEETALLESLEGKKGQPRLKPPFPANVGLYGCPTTVNNVESIAVAPTILRRGGAWFAGFGREGNTGTKLFCVSGHVNQPATFEEAMGIPFKELIDKHCGGIRGGWDNLLAVIPGGSSVPLVPAEQIIDAPMDFDGLKELKSGLGTAAVIVMDKSTDIVKAIARISYFYKHESCGQCTPCREGTGWMWRVMERLVRGEAQKREIDMLLEVTKQVEGHTICALGDAAAWPIQGLVRHFRPEIERRIDEFTRNADADRPALVAAE
- the nuoG gene encoding NADH-quinone oxidoreductase subunit NuoG — protein: MKTVKVDGKEVEVPDHYTLLQACEEAGAEIPRFCFHERLSIAGNCRMCLVEVKGGPPKPAASCAMGVRDMRPGPNGEPPEVFTNTPMVKKAREGVMEFLLINHPLDCPICDQGGECDLQDQAMAFGVDSSRYAENKRAVEDKYIGPLVKTIMTRCIHCTRCVRFTTEVAGISELGLVGRGEDAEITTYLEQAMTSELQGNVIDLCPVGALTSRPYAFQARPWELQKTETIDVMDAAGSAIRVDTRGREVMRIMPRTNEDVNEEWISDKTRFVWDGLRTQRLDRPYIKVDGKLRPASWNQAFAAIAEKVSATSGDKIGAVAGDLSAVEEMFAAKMLLESLGSANTDCRQDGVKLDPSKGRASYLFNPTIAGIEEADAILIVGANPRWEAPVINARIRKHWRATDLPIALIGEHVDLTYDYAHLGRGAASLGDLGEFANVLGNVKKPLVIVGQGALTGDNAEAVLARAAELAAGDEGWNGLSVLHTAASRVGALDIGFVPGEGGKPLSAMNDMNIVFLLGADEFDVSRLGDAFTVYIGTHGDRGAHRADVILPAATYTEKNGTYVNTEGRVQMTTRAGFAPGDAREDWAILRALSDVLGHKLPFDSLAQLRAKLYEATPHLAAVNDIETPEAAALSSLAKGDLGTGDFVSPIADFYLTNPIARASAVMAECSQRFVQGAVKQAAE